A section of the Mycoplasmopsis synoviae ATCC 25204 genome encodes:
- a CDS encoding putative cysteine peptidase, with protein sequence MKKFKKKINILLFSSISTTPFLVALSMNIKENNSLLDNEIKKIKSLIPEAENVIFHKEIQDIKNKKLLLIVFDNYYSVLDIDSNITIEINNTKVPIHLVNMNIIYGGFLGILTINENKYFDVNNIEVSYDDIEKAHITIDKNREKPSNNIKIRKKRSNDTNNNYPYINYDYNGVFKVSTTVPYSWWFASRDNKEKSGYVDLSFDITHSGEKGLCEYVALSQLMLYNEIFIKSGIFSKEKFDFYTKDSGYDKILENSSPVFRYHLYNKPESSLAMTLFNNAGKKLNLKTGQLYETAIKKFINNNDEINKWNFNHKYGGYKKTWEYVKKGVPTILGVAPTGGFWPNHAYIMYGYDDKTDMFLGSMAWGQKRTNSVLYSYYTSAWGSYYFNIELKNKKDLGKVNSVFKFYDTYFTGKTIDNFIKSRTSW encoded by the coding sequence ATGAAAAAATTCAAAAAGAAAATTAATATACTATTATTTAGCTCTATTTCTACTACACCATTTTTAGTGGCATTAAGTATGAATATTAAAGAAAATAATAGTTTATTAGACAACGAAATTAAAAAAATAAAAAGTTTAATACCAGAAGCAGAAAATGTAATATTTCATAAAGAAATACAAGATATTAAAAATAAAAAATTGCTTTTAATAGTATTTGATAATTATTATAGTGTATTAGACATAGACTCTAATATAACAATAGAAATAAATAACACTAAAGTTCCTATTCATTTAGTTAATATGAATATTATTTATGGTGGGTTTTTAGGTATTCTTACTATAAATGAAAATAAATATTTTGATGTTAACAATATAGAAGTATCATATGATGATATAGAAAAAGCACATATTACAATTGATAAAAATCGTGAAAAACCATCAAATAATATAAAAATAAGAAAAAAAAGAAGTAATGATACTAATAATAATTATCCATATATTAATTATGATTATAATGGCGTATTTAAAGTAAGTACAACTGTGCCTTATTCTTGGTGATTTGCTTCAAGAGATAACAAAGAAAAATCAGGATATGTTGATTTGAGTTTTGATATAACTCATTCAGGGGAAAAAGGTTTATGTGAATATGTGGCTTTAAGCCAATTAATGTTATATAATGAAATATTTATTAAATCAGGGATTTTTAGTAAGGAAAAATTTGACTTTTATACAAAAGATAGCGGTTATGACAAAATTTTAGAAAATTCATCTCCTGTTTTCAGATATCATTTATATAATAAACCAGAATCAAGTTTAGCTATGACCTTATTTAATAATGCTGGTAAAAAATTAAATCTAAAAACTGGACAACTTTATGAAACAGCAATAAAGAAATTTATTAATAATAATGATGAAATAAATAAATGAAATTTTAATCATAAATATGGTGGTTATAAAAAAACATGAGAATATGTAAAAAAAGGAGTACCTACCATATTAGGAGTCGCCCCTACAGGAGGATTTTGGCCTAATCACGCTTATATAATGTATGGTTATGATGATAAAACTGATATGTTTCTAGGATCAATGGCTTGAGGGCAAAAGAGAACTAACTCTGTTTTATATTCATATTATACTAGTGCATGGGGTTCTTATTATTTTAATATTGAATTAAAGAATAAAAAGGATTTAGGCAAAGTAAATAGTGTATTCAAATTTTATGATACATATTTTACAGGAAAGACAATTGATAATTTTATAAAAAGTAGAACAAGCTGATAG
- a CDS encoding IS1634 family transposase, translated as MFYSLLDRKWIVGKSKRLNGTYLQIGYRNHGTNSYGTRFSIGFLEKYQEYNENALEIIKDIVSKFSITATKEEIIDEINKKLKNSSQIKNEFIEKYKGYEIIEKLIDYFDIFNDCKVTKSVSLTTTVKQMIFQRIKDPKSILGTCNEMKEHNLKTFSKNSFYRALEYISDNRNEILKNINAKLMNDFKRNVEVIWFDSTITYFETFARNAMKMPGYSKDGKFKEDQMVIGMATDINGIPLYYKVFPGNTADSSSFIPFIVELAKIYNIKKVTIVADRGMWTNANIRFLEDKNFYYIISYRLKSATKDFKNFVLNQDNYQTNNEGLRYKTREVDSLFKKARFNGHTKKQIITYSDKRAKKDFEDRKILIDNFYKKATNGVVNYTDLVGSKKCRFYKASNKNGYYLLDHEKIEKDQQFDGYYVYETNRLDLSEKDVINFYARQWQIEENFRTLKGTLELRSIYLQTWKHIEGYICLCFLALVLLKFLVYQINYSTGLEDKNKFTINKIVKIIQNVKVLKHYSEETLIKSIKIKNASINEHWSNYEIIKKILNI; from the coding sequence ATATTTTATAGTCTATTAGATCGTAAATGAATCGTTGGTAAATCTAAAAGACTTAATGGAACTTATTTACAAATCGGTTATCGTAACCATGGTACAAATTCCTATGGAACCAGATTTAGCATTGGATTTCTTGAAAAATATCAAGAGTATAATGAAAATGCATTGGAAATAATAAAAGATATAGTAAGTAAATTTTCTATAACAGCTACAAAAGAAGAAATTATTGATGAAATTAATAAAAAATTAAAAAACTCTTCTCAAATAAAAAATGAATTTATTGAAAAATATAAAGGCTATGAAATAATAGAGAAATTGATTGATTATTTTGACATTTTCAATGATTGCAAAGTGACAAAATCTGTAAGTCTTACAACAACAGTAAAACAAATGATTTTCCAAAGAATTAAAGATCCTAAAAGTATTTTGGGAACATGTAATGAAATGAAAGAACATAATTTAAAAACTTTCAGTAAAAACTCTTTTTATCGTGCTTTAGAGTATATATCTGATAATAGAAACGAAATATTAAAAAATATTAATGCTAAATTAATGAATGATTTTAAAAGAAATGTTGAAGTTATTTGATTTGATTCAACGATTACATATTTTGAAACTTTTGCTAGAAATGCTATGAAAATGCCCGGTTATTCTAAAGATGGCAAATTCAAAGAAGATCAAATGGTTATAGGTATGGCAACAGATATTAACGGTATTCCGCTTTATTATAAAGTATTTCCAGGCAATACAGCTGATTCATCTTCTTTTATACCTTTTATAGTGGAATTAGCTAAAATTTATAACATTAAAAAAGTTACAATTGTTGCTGATAGAGGTATGTGAACTAATGCAAATATTCGCTTTCTAGAAGATAAAAACTTTTATTACATTATTTCCTATCGTTTAAAATCGGCTACAAAGGACTTTAAAAACTTTGTCTTAAATCAAGATAATTATCAAACAAATAATGAAGGCTTGCGTTATAAAACGCGTGAAGTTGATTCACTCTTTAAAAAAGCTAGATTTAACGGGCATACTAAAAAACAAATTATCACTTATAGTGATAAAAGAGCCAAAAAAGATTTTGAGGATCGTAAAATTCTCATTGATAATTTCTATAAAAAAGCTACAAATGGTGTAGTTAATTACACAGATTTAGTTGGTTCAAAAAAATGTAGATTTTATAAAGCAAGCAATAAAAATGGTTACTACTTATTAGACCATGAAAAAATCGAAAAAGACCAACAATTTGACGGTTATTACGTTTACGAAACTAATAGATTAGATTTAAGTGAAAAAGATGTGATTAATTTTTATGCAAGACAATGACAAATCGAAGAAAACTTTAGAACATTAAAAGGTACACTTGAATTAAGGTCAATTTATTTACAAACTTGAAAACATATTGAAGGTTATATTTGTTTATGTTTTTTAGCTTTAGTACTTTTGAAATTTTTAGTTTACCAAATAAATTATTCAACAGGTTTAGAAGATAAAAATAAATTTACAATAAATAAAATTGTTAAAATAATTCAGAATGTTAAAGTCTTAAAACATTATTCAGAAGAAACTTTAATAAAAAGCATTAAAATAAAAAATGCAAGTATAAATGAACATTGATCTAATTATGAAATCATTAAAAAAATATTAAATATTTAA
- a CDS encoding Holliday junction DNA helicase RuvB C-terminal domain-containing protein, translating into MLYLKLITKTSKGRMISSKGITYLLKEKLIC; encoded by the coding sequence TTGCTTTATTTAAAGCTAATTACTAAAACCTCAAAAGGAAGAATGATATCTTCCAAAGGAATAACTTATCTTTTAAAAGAAAAGCTAATATGCTAG
- the secDF gene encoding protein translocase subunit SecDF, with protein MKQRLKNLFVLSNWKRFLISAITIVSTFIVIVLGSVFYISKDVNKSIDYGGGIEVLVQVKKDDQNADKTLTEQVNKSLFDRLTGGTGLNGITVSSEGDGKIRITKAGNVTNAQRDIFEKEISEKPILTVTDINLKPLFFDGSFTANGSLDRGTPQNWVPPFALGAAKYVNQNGRDSVQLTLKNSDARLEWTKATDYLSKQSQPNNLVLMWLDIDKLLHIAKTQYPLEWKESGENLWNFVHVNNQAYTQIQDPVTNQPRLVANEFKKNVLDIQNRYLISVAQVNNPISTSEVIINGNFTNTQAQELANRINFGLSDYSIDILSSVFLSSNLNDNAFQSAIIAGIVIFSLISIFMIVNYGLLGVLTTISIALYIYLTLLMFTVLRGEYSPVTIAALIIGIGISVDANVITYERLKKYVYSGDSLKKAFYSSNRLSLSSILDANITTIIIAFILFYFGTKDVRGYSITLTLSILFTLLVMLVFSRFLSYMLVNTGLFEKRLYLLGLHKKYINHKTKLAKINENFNYYKNAKWFVLASLSFMVISLIVFASISGANKDIWAGLNRNIEFTGGINLNIATDRNTANTLSLAEANEIKKQIVESSQTFNIENVNSIIDIQKANEQGTNYVINIRSQQDLSSIVNDIKNIATRVNPFINVATFTVSSSEAAKLVQNAILATGIGFVGIVLYLLFRMNWTYSIAAIIALIHDFLMVLAFVVITRLQVSTIIVAAMLSIIGLSINDTVVTFDRIREKIKFDYTGKILQKSDLKKIINVAIADTIKRSIYTSFTTILAVSVILAFGNAINFIFNIVMLFGIAIGVYSSVFIASWVWAKLEYIRQKGIVKRKEKGFWEINNPEEQTVNGINDFNY; from the coding sequence ATGAAACAAAGGCTAAAAAACTTATTTGTTTTAAGCAATTGAAAACGTTTTTTAATTAGTGCCATTACTATTGTTTCAACATTTATAGTTATTGTTTTAGGTAGCGTATTTTACATTTCAAAAGACGTAAATAAATCAATTGACTACGGTGGCGGAATTGAAGTTTTAGTTCAAGTTAAAAAAGATGATCAAAACGCAGATAAAACACTTACAGAACAAGTTAATAAATCACTTTTTGATCGTTTAACTGGTGGAACCGGACTAAATGGAATAACCGTTTCTTCTGAAGGTGATGGAAAAATAAGAATTACCAAAGCTGGTAATGTTACTAATGCTCAAAGAGATATTTTTGAAAAAGAAATATCTGAAAAACCAATTCTTACAGTAACTGATATTAATTTAAAACCATTATTTTTTGATGGTTCTTTTACTGCTAATGGATCTTTAGATAGAGGAACTCCACAAAATTGAGTTCCGCCTTTTGCGCTAGGCGCAGCAAAATACGTTAACCAAAACGGAAGAGATTCAGTTCAATTAACTTTAAAAAATTCTGACGCAAGGCTAGAGTGAACTAAAGCTACTGACTATTTATCAAAACAAAGTCAGCCTAATAATTTAGTTTTAATGTGACTAGATATCGATAAGCTATTGCACATTGCCAAAACTCAATATCCACTTGAATGAAAAGAAAGTGGAGAAAACCTTTGAAACTTTGTTCATGTTAATAATCAAGCTTACACTCAAATTCAAGATCCAGTTACTAATCAGCCGCGGCTAGTAGCTAATGAATTTAAGAAAAATGTTTTAGATATTCAAAATAGATATCTAATTTCAGTAGCGCAAGTTAATAACCCAATCTCAACTAGTGAAGTTATAATAAATGGAAACTTCACCAACACTCAAGCTCAAGAATTAGCTAATAGAATAAACTTTGGACTTAGTGATTATTCTATTGATATTTTATCGAGCGTATTTTTAAGTTCAAATTTAAATGATAATGCCTTCCAAAGCGCTATTATTGCTGGAATAGTAATTTTTAGTTTGATTTCAATTTTTATGATTGTAAATTATGGCCTTTTAGGAGTGCTAACAACTATTAGCATCGCGCTATATATTTATTTAACTCTTTTAATGTTTACTGTTTTAAGAGGAGAATATTCGCCTGTTACTATCGCGGCTTTAATTATAGGAATTGGAATTTCAGTTGATGCTAACGTTATTACCTACGAGCGGCTTAAAAAATATGTATATTCAGGTGACTCGCTAAAAAAAGCATTTTATTCATCAAATAGACTTTCTCTAAGTTCGATATTAGATGCTAATATTACAACTATTATTATTGCGTTTATATTATTTTATTTTGGAACTAAAGACGTTAGAGGATATAGCATTACGCTAACGCTTTCTATTTTATTTACTCTGCTAGTAATGCTTGTGTTTTCTAGATTTTTATCATATATGCTAGTTAATACTGGTTTATTTGAAAAAAGACTTTATCTTTTAGGGCTACACAAAAAATACATAAACCATAAAACCAAGCTTGCTAAAATTAACGAAAACTTCAACTACTATAAAAATGCTAAATGATTTGTTTTAGCATCACTATCATTTATGGTGATTTCACTAATAGTTTTTGCTTCGATTTCTGGAGCTAATAAAGATATTTGAGCTGGGCTAAATAGAAACATAGAATTCACTGGTGGAATTAATTTAAATATCGCAACAGATAGAAATACCGCTAATACTCTTTCATTAGCCGAAGCTAATGAAATCAAAAAGCAAATAGTTGAATCTTCTCAAACCTTTAACATCGAAAATGTAAATAGCATTATCGATATTCAAAAAGCCAACGAGCAAGGAACAAATTATGTAATTAACATTAGATCACAACAAGATCTATCAAGCATAGTTAATGACATTAAAAACATTGCAACTAGAGTTAATCCATTTATAAATGTAGCTACCTTTACAGTTTCATCATCTGAAGCTGCAAAACTTGTTCAAAATGCAATTTTAGCAACCGGAATAGGTTTTGTTGGAATAGTTTTATATCTACTATTTAGAATGAATTGAACTTATTCTATTGCGGCAATTATAGCTTTAATTCATGACTTTTTAATGGTGCTAGCTTTTGTGGTAATTACCAGGCTGCAAGTGTCAACTATAATAGTTGCCGCTATGCTTTCTATTATCGGATTAAGTATTAACGATACCGTTGTTACATTTGATAGAATTCGTGAAAAAATAAAATTTGATTACACTGGAAAAATTCTTCAAAAAAGCGATCTTAAAAAAATCATTAACGTAGCAATAGCAGATACTATTAAAAGAAGTATCTATACTTCATTTACTACCATCTTGGCAGTTTCTGTAATTTTAGCTTTTGGAAACGCAATTAACTTTATATTTAATATCGTAATGTTATTTGGTATTGCAATCGGAGTTTATTCATCTGTTTTTATTGCTTCATGAGTTTGAGCAAAATTAGAATACATTAGACAAAAAGGAATTGTAAAAAGAAAAGAAAAAGGATTTTGAGAAATTAATAATCCTGAAGAACAAACAGTTAATGGTATAAATGACTTTAACTATTAA
- the obgE gene encoding GTPase ObgE, which produces MAKFIDQVKIMLKAGKGGDGMISFRREAHVDKGGPDGGDGGTGGNIYFVADLGKNTLLSFYKNKFIIAEDGVKGGPKNLYGAKGKDTIVKVPLGTLIYKNKKIVADVIKENHLYLVAKGGKGGRGNNKFKTSKNTAPRIAENGMPGEKYEANIVLKILSDVGLVGLPSCGKSTLINALSNAKAKVAEYEFTTLVPQLGLVKYYDYSYTIADLPGLIKGASLGKGLGIQFLRHIERCKVVIHIVDFGSPDKDPIQSYEAIQKELESYKLNLTQKPQLVVANKSDLANFKNNIEKFKAKYPNIEIIEISALNYHNVENLKKIIWEFLEKTSHLQIKIEDDFETEVKEINYEPDFVIQKMNRNHFKVTGKKIEELVLKIPINTFDNLMRFNNILKKIGVWEALIKRDIQKGDLVEIYQHKFEWEEEL; this is translated from the coding sequence ATGGCAAAGTTTATAGATCAAGTAAAAATCATGCTCAAAGCCGGTAAAGGAGGTGATGGGATGATTTCGTTTCGCCGTGAGGCCCATGTTGATAAAGGTGGACCAGATGGCGGAGACGGTGGAACCGGTGGAAATATATACTTTGTCGCAGATTTAGGTAAAAACACTCTTCTTAGCTTTTACAAAAATAAATTTATAATCGCAGAAGATGGCGTTAAAGGTGGGCCTAAAAATCTATACGGAGCTAAAGGAAAAGATACCATCGTTAAAGTTCCGCTTGGAACGCTGATATACAAAAACAAAAAAATAGTTGCCGATGTTATTAAAGAAAATCATCTTTATTTAGTTGCTAAAGGCGGAAAAGGCGGAAGAGGAAATAATAAATTTAAAACCTCTAAAAATACCGCTCCTAGAATTGCCGAAAATGGAATGCCCGGAGAAAAATACGAAGCTAATATCGTATTAAAAATTCTTTCAGATGTAGGTCTTGTAGGCCTACCATCATGCGGTAAATCTACTTTAATTAATGCGCTATCAAATGCTAAAGCTAAGGTAGCTGAATATGAATTTACTACCTTAGTTCCTCAGTTAGGTCTTGTTAAATATTATGATTATTCATATACTATTGCGGATCTTCCTGGACTTATTAAAGGCGCATCACTAGGTAAAGGACTTGGAATCCAATTCTTGCGTCACATCGAAAGATGTAAAGTTGTAATTCATATCGTTGACTTTGGTTCTCCTGATAAAGATCCAATTCAAAGTTATGAAGCAATTCAAAAAGAACTTGAAAGCTATAAACTTAACTTAACTCAAAAACCTCAACTAGTAGTAGCGAATAAATCTGATCTTGCAAATTTCAAAAATAATATTGAAAAATTCAAAGCCAAATATCCTAATATAGAAATCATTGAGATATCTGCACTAAATTATCATAACGTTGAAAATCTTAAAAAAATCATTTGAGAGTTCTTAGAAAAAACCTCACATCTTCAAATAAAAATTGAAGATGATTTTGAAACTGAAGTTAAAGAAATAAATTACGAGCCTGATTTTGTAATTCAAAAAATGAATCGAAATCACTTTAAGGTAACTGGTAAAAAAATAGAAGAATTAGTTTTAAAAATTCCAATAAATACTTTTGATAATTTAATGAGGTTTAATAACATTCTTAAAAAAATAGGTGTTTGAGAAGCTTTAATTAAAAGAGATATTCAAAAAGGTGATTTAGTTGAAATTTATCAACATAAATTTGAATGGGAGGAAGAATTATAA
- the trpS gene encoding tryptophan--tRNA ligase, with translation MQARLVSGIKPTGDLTLGNYLGAIKKFIKLQNNFESYIFVADLHALTDSQMSAKELKENKRKIIALYLASGLDPQKVNIFYQSDVLEHGFIQWLCLCETTIGELNRMTQFKDKTEKFKQGNNTYKIPSGILAYPTLMAGDILLYNPEIVPVGQDQTQHLELTRNIAERFNSKYKTKFNVPKPLLNEVGTKIMSLQNPDKKMSKSEGSQKATIYLLEDPQSAYNKILKAVTDSENKVYLSDEKKGVKNLLNIYAAINDLSLEEAAEKFRDSNYKEFKEAVAESVKALLENLQSKYNDYLKTVDEIASSGASKAKKLAQKTILELKEKMGLN, from the coding sequence ATGCAAGCTAGATTAGTAAGTGGCATTAAGCCAACAGGTGATTTAACTTTAGGAAATTATCTTGGTGCTATTAAAAAATTTATAAAGCTGCAAAATAATTTTGAATCTTATATTTTTGTAGCAGATCTTCACGCTTTAACTGACAGTCAAATGTCAGCTAAAGAATTAAAAGAAAATAAAAGAAAAATAATAGCGCTATATTTAGCGTCAGGACTTGACCCGCAAAAAGTAAATATTTTTTATCAATCAGATGTTTTAGAACACGGTTTTATTCAATGACTTTGTTTATGTGAAACTACAATTGGTGAGCTTAATAGAATGACTCAGTTTAAGGATAAAACTGAAAAATTCAAACAAGGTAATAACACATACAAAATACCAAGTGGAATTCTAGCTTACCCAACTTTAATGGCTGGCGACATTCTTTTATATAACCCAGAAATTGTTCCAGTTGGACAAGATCAAACTCAGCATTTAGAGCTAACTAGAAACATTGCCGAAAGATTTAACAGCAAATACAAAACTAAATTCAATGTTCCAAAGCCACTTTTAAATGAAGTTGGAACTAAAATTATGTCGCTGCAAAATCCTGACAAAAAAATGTCAAAAAGTGAAGGCAGCCAAAAGGCAACTATTTATCTTTTAGAAGATCCGCAAAGTGCATATAATAAAATTCTTAAAGCAGTAACAGATTCTGAAAATAAAGTTTATTTATCAGACGAAAAAAAAGGTGTTAAAAACCTTTTAAATATATATGCTGCAATTAATGATTTATCACTAGAAGAAGCTGCAGAAAAATTTAGAGATTCAAACTATAAAGAATTCAAAGAAGCAGTAGCAGAAAGCGTTAAAGCTTTACTTGAAAACTTGCAAAGTAAATACAATGACTATTTAAAAACAGTTGATGAAATTGCATCATCAGGAGCCAGCAAAGCTAAAAAACTAGCTCAAAAAACTATTTTAGAATTAAAAGAAAAAATGGGATTAAATTAA
- the thrS gene encoding threonine--tRNA ligase, translating into MKANKELNHTTSHLLAAAVLKLFPETKLGFGPATSEGFYYDFEFKEPLSDSELLKIEKMMKKLASRNLKMEQVSLSDYSFDNQPYKKELYDEFKSQNKEVTFYTLADPLNKEKVFTDLCAGGHVEDTKHIKHFKLLSLAGAYWRGNSDNIQLTRIYGTSWETKEELDEFLAILKDRKERDHRKIGKEMKLFTFNPLGGQGFPFWLEDGMHIHNEIRNLVLKMDKKYGFTEVLTPHFGEEKLYKISGHLDHYKDDMFKPIVCENERLIPRPMTCPHHIILFGSEKRSYRDLPIRYSEQSQLYRYEKSGALTGLERVRSMLLTEGHLFVRKDQIAQEFKKMFELISDTLNAFKIKINYVSLSLRDKADKEKYYANDQMWDEAEFELKKIIKELGIKYEEKIGEAAFYGPKVDIQILTALNHEVTVSTIQLDFLLPQKFEISYTNSENNEEVPVLIHRGLIGTYERFISILIEQTKGNLPFWLAPKQVTIIPVNENTDYEYAKEVNDKLLALDIRSKVDFRNERLSKKVREAQISKSKFQVILGEAEKTNKTISYRRYGEEKTTTTTFEEFSKMLLELKASHE; encoded by the coding sequence ATGAAAGCAAATAAAGAATTAAATCATACAACATCACATTTACTAGCTGCAGCCGTACTTAAATTATTCCCAGAAACTAAGCTAGGTTTTGGCCCAGCTACTTCTGAAGGTTTTTATTATGATTTCGAATTTAAAGAGCCCCTAAGCGATAGCGAGCTTTTAAAAATTGAAAAAATGATGAAAAAACTAGCTTCAAGAAATTTAAAAATGGAGCAAGTTTCTTTAAGTGATTATTCATTTGATAATCAGCCCTATAAAAAAGAACTCTACGATGAATTTAAATCTCAAAATAAAGAGGTTACTTTTTATACTTTAGCAGATCCGCTAAACAAAGAAAAAGTATTTACTGATTTATGTGCAGGTGGTCACGTTGAAGATACTAAGCATATAAAGCACTTTAAACTTCTTTCATTAGCAGGAGCTTACTGAAGAGGAAATTCAGATAATATCCAGCTAACTAGAATTTATGGAACTAGCTGAGAGACCAAAGAAGAACTTGACGAATTTCTTGCAATTTTAAAAGATCGTAAAGAAAGAGATCATAGAAAAATTGGTAAAGAAATGAAGCTTTTTACCTTTAATCCACTTGGTGGACAAGGGTTTCCTTTCTGACTTGAAGATGGAATGCATATCCATAATGAAATTAGAAATCTAGTTTTAAAAATGGATAAAAAATATGGCTTTACTGAAGTTTTAACACCGCATTTTGGAGAAGAAAAGCTATATAAAATTTCAGGACATTTAGATCATTATAAAGATGATATGTTTAAGCCTATCGTTTGTGAAAACGAAAGATTAATACCTCGTCCAATGACTTGTCCGCACCATATTATTTTATTTGGTAGTGAAAAGCGTTCATATAGAGATCTGCCAATTAGATATAGCGAGCAATCACAGCTTTATAGATATGAAAAATCAGGAGCGCTAACCGGTCTTGAAAGAGTTCGTTCAATGCTTTTAACTGAAGGACATTTATTTGTTAGAAAAGATCAAATTGCTCAAGAATTTAAAAAGATGTTTGAGTTAATTTCTGATACGCTAAATGCTTTTAAAATTAAAATTAATTATGTATCTCTTAGCTTAAGAGATAAAGCCGATAAAGAAAAATATTACGCTAATGATCAAATGTGAGATGAAGCAGAATTCGAGCTTAAAAAAATAATTAAAGAGCTAGGAATTAAATACGAGGAAAAAATCGGAGAAGCTGCCTTTTATGGGCCAAAAGTGGATATTCAAATATTAACAGCGCTAAATCACGAAGTTACAGTTTCTACAATTCAGCTTGATTTTTTACTTCCTCAAAAATTTGAAATTTCATATACCAATTCAGAAAATAATGAAGAAGTTCCGGTATTAATTCATAGAGGATTAATAGGAACCTACGAGCGTTTTATTTCGATATTAATAGAACAAACCAAAGGTAATTTACCATTTTGACTTGCACCAAAACAAGTCACTATTATTCCGGTTAACGAAAACACTGACTATGAATACGCTAAAGAAGTTAATGATAAACTTCTAGCATTAGACATTAGATCAAAAGTTGACTTTAGAAACGAACGTCTTTCTAAAAAAGTTCGCGAAGCTCAAATTTCTAAATCTAAATTCCAAGTTATTTTAGGTGAAGCAGAAAAAACCAATAAAACCATTTCATATCGTAGATATGGTGAAGAAAAAACCACAACTACTACCTTTGAAGAATTTTCAAAAATGCTTCTAGAATTAAAAGCAAGTCATGAATAA